Proteins from a genomic interval of Zingiber officinale cultivar Zhangliang chromosome 2A, Zo_v1.1, whole genome shotgun sequence:
- the LOC122043673 gene encoding U-box domain-containing protein 4-like codes for MQNCHVKLTLFIIDASKEVKAVAARELRLMAKTGKENRSFIAEGGAIPALYRIFRSTNPVAQENDALTAILNISIHDENKRKIIEENGCLELIVYVLRYGLTTEARENAAATLFSLSAVHDFKKMIVDEHGAVAALADLLMQGSPRGKKDAVMALFNLSTHPESWSQMLNMEAVSSLAGALRDEIIAEEAAGALTLLMRHHILAQTITSEDTAITNLVGLMKRGTPKVKENAIAALQEMCRRGGLNVIQNVAKMAMFSGLIETILL; via the exons ATGCAGAATTGCCATGTCAAGTTGACTTTGTTCATAATAGATGCCAGCAAG GAAGTGAAGGCTGTCGCAGCCCGTGAACTCCGATTAATGGCAAAAACCGGGAAGGAGAATAGGTCTTTCATTGCAGAGGGTGGAGCAATCCCAGCTCTCTACCGGATTTTCCGGTCTACAAATCCAGTTGCTCAAGAGAATGATGCCCTGACTGCAATATTGAACATATctattcatgatgaaaacaagagaaAGATTATAGAGGAGAATGGTTGTTTGGAATTAATAGTATATGTTCTGAGATATGGGTTAACTACTGAGGCAAGGGAGAATGCTGCTGCTACATTGTTCAGCCTCTCTGCTGTCCATGACTTCAAGAAGATGATTGTGGATGAGCATGGTGCTGTTGCAGCACTAGCTGATTTGCTGATGCAGGGAAGCCCAAGGGGAAAGAAAGATGCAGTGATGGCCTTGTTTAATCTTTCGACCCATCCTGAGAGCTGGTCCCAAATGTTGAATATGGAAGCAGTTTCATCCCTAGCAGGAGCTTTGAGAGATGAAATTATTGCTGAGGAGGCTGCTGGAGCTCTGACATTGCTTATGAGGCATCACATTCTGGCGCAGACAATTACAAGTGAGGATACTGCAATcacaaatctagtagggttaatGAAAAGGGGCACCCCTAAGGTAAAGGAGAATGCAATTGCAGCTTTGCAAGAAATGTGCAGACGTGGAGGATTAAATGTGATACAGAATGTAGCTAAGATGGCAATGTTTAGTGGTTTAATTGAGACCATCTTGCTCTGA